A stretch of DNA from Lotus japonicus ecotype B-129 chromosome 4, LjGifu_v1.2:
ATATTTTAGGGACTTAAAAGAACAATTACAAAAAAGAAAGTCATTTCCCCCACTCAATCACTAAATCCTTGATAGAACCCAATACAATAATCATGCTTGATTGATCGAAAGGCTAGGTATATTGTTTTGCCTTAGAACCCATAAATGAACATATATCTGCCTCTTATGAAGTCGAGGTTCGCCTTTATTAAAATGAATGATCTAAAGGAGGGAATCGTGGTACTACTTGAGATGTGGGCAAAAGTTTGTATTTTACGTTTATGCTAGAGATAACATTGGAGGATCCTATTGACTACGTCTGGTTGGCTAAGCACGCCACAAGTAGCCTAGGAAGGAGTTTGGGCTGGGAAAGTCTCTAAGCATGATTGTGAGCATATCGGTCATAATTTCATCTACGGTCACATTCCCTCAAACCTCGAAGGTCAACTGGGTCTTGAAGTTGCGGTGAAGGCCTAGGCGGATGCATAGCCTATAACAGTCCACAAACACCCAAGGCAAGGTAAGGGTTGAAGATATGATTTCAAGCGACACTAGAAAAGGGTTGAGGAAAGAAAGCATTCAATTTTCTAAGAGTTGATTCGCAAATACTACCTCCGGttctatttataagaaccaaaaagagaaaaaatcttgatcatttttataagattcaaatgaaaatttgtgctatattaattatttttttccaatgatgctcttattaattctaactaataaattgtgtctcattaattattttctcattCCCACTCttcaacactaataacaaagggtaattttgaaagtttattttaattcaagacaaatttaatgcattttaactAGTtaaactacatttcttaaactatgttattttttttcttcttataaataggaaccgGAGGTAGTAATAAATATTCATCATACAACGATCACAAccattttcaataaaaattaataacttATAAAGCAGGTTGAATTGGTTTTACCAAGGTGTACAAAATTTTATCAGATTTATGTTTAAGTATCATCCCAAAATAGTATGTTTTTTCCTCGTCCAAATTTTGTATAGATTTGCATGTCTAGCTACACAAATCTTCCTATTCTCCAATGAataaatcaatttaaaatcgtAAAAACTTAATGGCAAACTAGACAGTGAATTTCCTTAACGGTCACATTCCCTCAAAGCTCTTATTCctagtgtaaaaaaaaatacaaaataatagTAAAATGAGATAGAATAATATAAATTCCTCATCCATATAAGACTCACTAAATACACCAAATCATGGAACTCGGAAAAAATATTGTTAAACCCATACGTATCTTCCAACTACTATATTGATGCAAATCATATGTAAAACCTCATGATGAGGCTGTATTCATTCATAGTGCCCTCGTTTAAGTTGCCACTTAACCTAAAGGATTAGTTTAggccaaaaaaaagaaaataaggacAGTTTAATGAATCAAAATAGAATCTCGCATCCAACAGGCTGCAAGTTCAAGTTCCTACTGTGGACTGGGACACTGCCCCTAGTaccctaaaattgttttttccaataaaataaaagtaactGCCTTCCTAAATGCTTCATATTATACTAACTCATTTTTAATGGTAATATTACTTTTTAATATCGTATTGTATCTGTAAGGCGAGAAAATGGGGAACCCGGACAAGCAGTAAGTTTAAATACCATCTCTTTAGCTTCTCTAAGCCAGTCACATTCGATATAAAATTGACGCAattgtaaaaataaattttagcaACACAATGACAAGATATTCAGGATTTCCCCCAACGAAATTGGAATTTCCATTGTACATTAAGAGGGAAAAGGCaattagaaaaaagaaagaaacaaagaaaaagggGATCAATCGAAGTCGCATAATAAAAAGTGCCCTGTGCCTTGCTACACTGTCTTTAGTCATGGTTGCCATTATATGTTGGACAACGGAGAATGAAAGCCTCCATCCACCTCACTGCCTTTGTAGTCATATAGCTCGGGATGTTAATTAAGCCTTCCCCCCCTGAAACAAAAGGGTAAGAGGGACcagaaataattaaatttcagaAAATATATGTAGTGTATAATAACATGAAAAGAAAGCAGCAAGCAAGAGATGTTAAAGTAATCATACAAAATAAACAAACTCATTAAACATTTGGGTAATCCCTGGTACAAAAGGTGAGACCCCTTGCCCTTTTCTATTCAGGTGAGCTTTGAGAAAAAATTGGAATCAACAAACAGGCATTGTGCTTTCATGCCTCTAAGAATGCAGTCTTTGCACTTTAGGTCTCTGCTCAAACCTCTCCAAGTTGGATGGCCATGCGAGAAAATCGAATATTAGTTTTAAGAGTAAAAGATAATTGAATTGTGTCCGGGGCTAAAGGAGTAAAGCCCCGGGAAGTTTGAATGTCTTTTGGCAGTTAACTTGAATGGGAACACCATAAATGGGTTTTAACCACTACTTAAAAAAAAGCATTGACTTGGCTCCCTGATGATGTTGCCCTAAAGTGTTAACATTGGAATCGCCCCTAGCATGTCAATGCTACTTAAACAATACACATAAATTTACACAAGCTCATTCATTTTATGTGTGTAAACACCAACTTAAGGGATACACAGATCAAACTCCATATTTGTTAATACTAGTTAAAGTTATGATACTTTTACTCTCTTGATTGTAACTCAAGCTCGTGATATATTTTCATTTGAACATAGAATACATAGACCCACGTGGATACAGATAAATGCATGTGTATTAACAAACAGGTGCATGCATAATAATAATTCCTATATTTTTACCTTATGAGGTGGAGTTCCTGGTCTCGATGAGTTGTTACCAAATCccattttccctttcttttcagAAGACTTGAGTATCTGGAAAGAGCATGTCAAGGTGTCATCAACACTCATCATAGCACCAGCATTATCAAATTCACCACAGTAATTGGGTGCGGAGAATACGGTCACCAGCTGACGTTTAGCAAAAAACTCATACCCATCTTCTACAACCTGacaaagtgacacccgaaaagtttatatggaaaacatcataccAGAATCATTAATTGATTAAATAGAATTTATATTTGTGAGCCAAGCAAAAGCCCAATGCATTCAGCATAGAGTCATAGACAGACGAAGACACCATACTAAACACAAGCACATTAGCAATGACAGGCAGCTAAAGAAAGGCTCATCAATCAAACAGGATTAGAAATGACCATATATTTAGAGGGGTCAACATAGGTGGTGATACAGAAAGGAAACAGAAAACCGTATTCAGTCATCATATGCATTAAACATAATAGAGCAGTCACAACTCAGCCTAATTTTATCCTATCCTTATCAATCCGAtctctctctttttcctttGATTCTCAGTCATCATTATAAATCTACTTAAAGcatgaaattatttttcatttgaaaatttgaGTAATAATCAATAAATTCCAAGCTTATCATGTATGGCCAATTCTAGTATGTATAGCAGTACAAACAAACTAGCAAACGATACTATCTACGAACAAAATAGCCATGGATGGGCAATCCAGAGGAAACTTTTAAATCATATAAACCACCAAATTCATATTTCATTACCTGGTGAGCTCTACAAATCAGATCGAGATCATGATGTTCAAGAAATTCAACAACCTTATCAGCCCCAAATGTAAAAGAAACACCTCGATCATTTTCTCCCCATCCGTCAATATCTTTATCAGGATCAGCCCATAAAAGGTCACAGAGAAGGCCATGATCTGGCACATCAATAGGACGAGCAATATTCCTTATCTGATCTAAGTTTTTTAGTTCAGGTGATAGTCCACCATGCATGCAAAGGATCTTCTCATCTATTAGAGCAGCAACAGGTAGACAATTAAAGCAATCAGTAAAAGTCTTCCAGAGGCGAACATTATACCTCCTCTTGCACTCATCATAGAAACCGTAGATACGATTGATGGAAGCACATTCATGGTTGCCCCTGAGAAGAAAGAAATTCTCCTTATATTTGATCTTGTATGATAGGAGTAAGCATATTGTCTCTATGCTCTGCTTACCACGATCAACATAATCTCcaagaaataaataatttgCTTCAGGTGGGTATCCCCCATATTCAAACAACCTTAAAAGATCTGAGAACTGGCCATGGACATCACCTGCAAATGAATTGTTTAAAACATAAGTCATCCCCTATTTAACAATTACAGATAACATGGTGGTAAAAAGCAAAATGAGACCTTATTAATGCATCAAAGCAAAAGgaacaaaaatcacaaaccTGACAGAAGCAAGGGATTAATATTAAAAGGGGGAAAGAAGATAACATTGAAGAGTTTAATAATTTTAACATGATTTTCCAAAAACCAACTACTTAAGCATAACATTCGTATCTAAATAAAACTGAAAAACATTCAAGCGAAAAAGCATGATAACAAGTTGAAGAAGCTCCAAAGTAATGaactctgaattttacaaactATAAATGCCGCAGCCGCCACTGAAGCCCTAAAAACTAAATTCGATTTCAAAGTTACCAAGTTAGAAGTACAGGGTTTTGAGGATTCTACAATTATTAGCGACTAAGGCAAATGTCACCACAGCATGCAACTAGCATGAACCAGAACATGAAATCGCTAAGGGTGCTTGCCTAAAACACCAGAAAAGCTCTTAACCCCTTTCTTTTGTCAAGCCAGAAACAGGTTCCTGTTGAGTGTTGACAGTTCTAAATACAAACAACAAGCATGTTGGAAACAGTTTCCTGCATATAGTAGTATTGTGCCTATTAGAATACAAGCCATTACGTCTATGTCTATTGAACAACAACCCAAACAGTTAATCAATTCACATGACTTCTACACACACAATTCCACAAAAATGAAGAGCTCATAATCAAGCATTGGTCAATTATCTCAGAACCATCAGTATCCAGTATCATTATCACACATCCCTCTCCTCTCCCCCACCTGTCTGGTTAAACAAAAAGGTGACACAATCCAAACTATAAACCCAGAGCAAAGTCaaacagtgttatcaaatatccaCTTAGCAGTTTCCCGTGGCGGTTTTTTAGCTTTCTGCCATGGCCAATACCCCTCCATACGGCCGCCATATTCCACCATTATTTGTCACGTATGACGGGATTTTGGCTTTCCGCCATCAGTAATTAACAACAACACTGAAGTCAAGTCAAGGCACCAAACAAGTTTCAAAAGAGGCACACAATTTTCATACCAAGACCTAGTCATTCACTAAACAAACCAAAAATCCAGGATCCCTAATAAGTTTCTTTAAGTTTTTCCGTGTGAACAAGCATACAGAATTGCATGTGGATTTTCTCATCGATTTCCATTCAATTCAACATCGCAAATCAACAAATAATCAGAATTAttcaaagaagatgaagaaatttaCCGCAAATCTTGATAGGAGCTTCAAGCTCGAGGAGATTGGGCTGGCTGAGGAAGATCTCCTTAGCGGAAACACAGAGCAGACGGATTTCCGCCTCCGTGAGGTTGACCTGCTTGGTGGTCCTCCCGTTCTTGGCCGCCACGAGCCTCCGGATGATTTCATCAAGCACGTTCTCGTCCATGTTCTCAAGATGAgaagaaaatttcaaaacaCGAAACGCAGAAAAGAGACGAGAGAAACGGTGCCGTTTTTCCCGCTCGCAAAGCGCAAATGACAAAAACGCAGTTCAGAGAGGAAGGAACGAAGGAAGGAAGCAACAACACCACCACTTGTTCTTGTATTGTATTTTTCGTAGCGTTGTGTTCTTTCAACTAGGAACCCTAGCCTTGTGCCTGATAACGACAACAAATGCATAATCTTCTTCATATGCAAAATGCATAaacaatatttatttattttctataaacaaaatttaataaaatccaTACCTTACTTACTTTACTTCCTTTATATACCATTGCTGAATCCTCAACCCTATCTGAAAATTTGATGGGGAGAGAGGGACCCTCAACCTCGCACGTGCAGTGCGTGTTGTCTCATATATTCTTATCTCCTCTTTGCTTTGCTTCAGCGTAATGGGATCATGATCATTGTTTTGATGAGTGATGATTACCAGCAATGATTTGCATCCTCGATCAGCATTCGAATTTGAACAAGTGATCTTGTTGTTTTcacatgtttttttattttaaaattaaggaATAAGTCAAGTCAAATAATACTTacaaatgaaaattatttaacCCTAAAAAAATTCTACCGCATTACAGAGCAAGTAAGTTAGTAAGCTCAAGTCCACTTGAAGCAGATTAAACCATTAAGTAAAAAATGTTCTCACTTATGTTTTACGTTACTAATGTTCTCACTTGAGTGGTAA
This window harbors:
- the LOC130711955 gene encoding serine/threonine-protein phosphatase PP1: MDENVLDEIIRRLVAAKNGRTTKQVNLTEAEIRLLCVSAKEIFLSQPNLLELEAPIKICGDVHGQFSDLLRLFEYGGYPPEANYLFLGDYVDRGKQSIETICLLLSYKIKYKENFFLLRGNHECASINRIYGFYDECKRRYNVRLWKTFTDCFNCLPVAALIDEKILCMHGGLSPELKNLDQIRNIARPIDVPDHGLLCDLLWADPDKDIDGWGENDRGVSFTFGADKVVEFLEHHDLDLICRAHQVVEDGYEFFAKRQLVTVFSAPNYCGEFDNAGAMMSVDDTLTCSFQILKSSEKKGKMGFGNNSSRPGTPPHKGGKA